The following coding sequences lie in one Glycine max cultivar Williams 82 chromosome 19, Glycine_max_v4.0, whole genome shotgun sequence genomic window:
- the LOC100803087 gene encoding cytochrome c1-2, heme protein, mitochondrial codes for MAGGVIRQLFRRKLQSHSPNSSFKSSIITKKDGADSTGSNSLRVLAFVGAGVSGFLGFATTAFADEAEHGLACPSYPWPHKGILSSYDHASIRRGHQVYQEVCASCHSMSLISYRDLVGVAYTEEEVKAMAAEIEVVDGPNDEGEMFTRPGKLSDRFPQPYANEAAARFANGGAYPPDLSLVTKARHNGQNYVFSLLTGYRDPPAGVSIREGLHYNPYFPGGAIAMPKMLNDGAVEYEDGTPATESQMGKDIVSFLTWAAEPEMEERKLMGFKWIFVLSLALLQAAYYRRLRWSVLKSRKLVLDVVN; via the exons AATTCTTCTTTTAAGTCATCCATTATCACAAAGAAAGATGGTGCTGACTCTACTGGCAGCAACTCCTTAAGAGTGCTTGCTTTTGTTGGAGCTGGTGTGTCAGGGTTTTTAGGTTTTGCAACAACAGCATTTGCTGATGAAGCTGAGCATGGCCTGGCATGTCCAAGCTATCCATGGCCTCACAAGGGCATCCTTAGTTCATATGATCATGCTTC GATTCGTCGTGGTCATCAAGTTTATCAAGAAGTCTGTGCTTCTTGTCATTCTATGTCTTTGATATCATACCGTGATTTGGTTGGTGTTGCTTATACAGAAGAAGAGGTAAAGGCTATGGCAGCTGAGATTGAGGTGGTTGATGGCCCTAATGATGAGGGCGAGATGTTTACACGCCCTGGTAAACTCAGTGATCGCTTTCCCCAGCCATATGCAAATGAAGCAGCAGCTAGGTTTGCTAATGGAGGAGCCTATCCTCCAGATCTAAGTCTTGTTACCAAA GCTCGCCACAATGGTCAGAACTATGTGTTTTCCCTTCTAACCGGTTATCGTGACCCTCCTGCTGGTGTTTCG attAGAGAAGGACTGCACTATAATCCTTATTTTCCTGGTGGGGCTATTGCTATGCCTAAAATGCTTAATGATGGCGCTGTTGAATATGAAGATGGTACCCCTGCTACAGAATCTCAG ATGGGTAAAGATATTGTATCATTCCTGACTTGGGCTGCGGAACCTGAGATGGAAGAGAGAAAACTG ATGGGATTCAAATGGATATTTGTTCTATCACTGGCATTACTTCAAGCTGCCTATTACCGTCGCCTTCGGTGGTCCGTTCTAAAGTCTCGCAAGCTGGTTCTTGATGTTGTCAACTAG